The Haladaptatus cibarius D43 genome window below encodes:
- a CDS encoding DUF5787 family protein → MAEPEFTFELRTCRWAERCWPPEGRERPVLVSRQLGTKRRRWDTVVVEVDADAFARRAKFGRERLDGNFLHVVRNAPEAWEWYQDALPDPGYPWRYVRETIHEADDRGILDVRKRGRKLEIRRRWEYPDWVRRIVAIENKPDLDASAARNLRPQMERDVALALADEVWVATRATGDKIEPALLESLPVEAGILTLSGDESDDYGGFNEQQTEVAWFPRTLDVDAPGTRIVERPSGGKYDQSAATFEYVEPARKRKKRLEIAERAYERGWRSYIRTMRPDCRYFELRHENEMLLPYCSAKSCSQTASNCSGRCSDFEPEPPAWRQKEWPIEGGPGKAIRRLLDSRRERFRPE, encoded by the coding sequence ATGGCCGAACCGGAGTTCACGTTCGAACTGCGAACCTGTCGGTGGGCGGAGCGATGCTGGCCGCCCGAAGGCCGTGAACGCCCGGTGCTCGTCTCCCGACAACTCGGCACGAAACGCAGGCGATGGGATACGGTCGTGGTGGAGGTAGACGCCGATGCGTTCGCTCGACGCGCCAAGTTCGGACGAGAGCGACTCGACGGTAATTTCTTGCACGTCGTTCGAAACGCACCGGAGGCGTGGGAGTGGTATCAGGACGCCCTCCCCGACCCCGGCTATCCATGGCGCTATGTGCGAGAAACGATTCACGAGGCGGACGATCGGGGAATTTTGGATGTTCGAAAACGCGGGCGAAAACTCGAAATTAGACGCCGTTGGGAGTATCCCGACTGGGTTCGTCGCATCGTTGCCATCGAGAACAAGCCCGATTTGGACGCCAGCGCGGCGCGAAATCTCCGCCCGCAGATGGAGCGAGACGTCGCCCTCGCGCTGGCCGACGAGGTGTGGGTCGCAACGCGCGCAACGGGGGACAAAATCGAACCCGCACTGCTCGAATCCCTGCCGGTCGAAGCAGGGATTCTGACGCTTTCGGGCGACGAAAGCGACGATTACGGCGGATTCAATGAACAGCAGACAGAGGTTGCGTGGTTTCCTCGAACGCTCGACGTTGACGCCCCCGGCACCCGAATCGTGGAACGTCCGAGCGGCGGGAAGTACGACCAGTCTGCCGCCACGTTCGAGTACGTCGAACCGGCGCGAAAACGAAAAAAGCGACTGGAAATCGCGGAACGGGCCTACGAACGCGGCTGGCGGTCGTACATCCGAACCATGCGCCCCGACTGTCGATATTTCGAACTTCGGCACGAAAACGAGATGCTGCTTCCGTACTGCTCGGCGAAATCGTGTTCGCAAACCGCGAGCAACTGTTCCGGGCGCTGTTCCGACTTCGAACCCGAACCCCCCGCGTGGCGACAGAAGGAGTGGCCAATCGAGGGCGGCCCCGGCAAGGCGATTCGGCGACTGCTCGACTCCCGTCGAGAGCGATTCCGCCCGGAGTAG
- a CDS encoding DUF5797 family protein: MTLSEDARERLADLVELQPTKNSELQDRWGLESGSEVHQYLENELKEYYYRDENSYICATTEANDLVDVEPGMVADEDGETPSVVRVPKLQQQVFSVLAGPDERSESVVSVLHDLREEFDIDPDVDDVRSALQSLKRKGVVKVVYRTVPTFKLAVSREDITVEASG, from the coding sequence ATGACGCTGTCCGAGGACGCCCGCGAGCGACTCGCCGACTTGGTCGAACTGCAACCGACGAAAAACAGTGAACTACAGGACAGGTGGGGGTTAGAGAGCGGGAGCGAAGTCCACCAGTATCTAGAAAACGAACTAAAAGAGTACTACTACCGCGACGAGAACAGTTACATCTGCGCGACGACTGAGGCGAACGACCTCGTGGACGTGGAACCCGGAATGGTCGCCGACGAGGACGGAGAGACACCGAGCGTGGTTCGTGTTCCGAAACTCCAGCAGCAGGTGTTCTCCGTGCTTGCTGGCCCGGACGAGCGCTCCGAAAGCGTCGTCTCGGTGCTCCACGACCTCCGCGAAGAGTTCGATATCGACCCGGACGTTGACGACGTGCGTTCTGCCCTCCAAAGCCTGAAACGGAAAGGCGTCGTGAAAGTCGTCTACCGAACCGTCCCGACGTTCAAACTCGCCGTTTCGCGCGAGGACATTACGGTCGAAGCGTCAGGCTGA